A portion of the Sphingobacterium spiritivorum genome contains these proteins:
- the obgE gene encoding GTPase ObgE encodes MAQGSNFVDYVKVCCRSGHGGAGSAHLHRDKHTAKGGPDGGDGGRGGHIILKGTSQLWTLLHLKYRKHIIASNGDPGGSALRSGANGKDEILEVPLGTIARDAETGEVLFDITEDGETKILTAGGIGGLGNWHFKSATQQTPRFSQPGRPGMEQWVILELKVLADVGLVGFPNAGKSTLLSVVSAAKPEIANYPFTTLVPNLGIVSYRDNKSFVMADIPGIIEGASEGKGLGYRFLRHIERNSVLLFMVPADTDRTIAEEYNILLKELTAYNPELMDKPKLLAITKSDMLDEELENEMKAQVPDNIPYIFISSITGKNILQLKDMIWKAINS; translated from the coding sequence CTCAGGGATCAAATTTTGTAGATTATGTGAAAGTGTGTTGCCGATCAGGTCATGGTGGTGCTGGTTCAGCGCATTTGCATCGGGATAAACATACTGCCAAAGGTGGTCCTGATGGAGGTGATGGCGGCCGTGGAGGGCATATTATACTTAAAGGAACAAGTCAGTTGTGGACACTGCTCCACCTGAAATACAGAAAACATATTATTGCATCCAACGGAGATCCGGGAGGTAGCGCATTGCGCTCCGGAGCTAACGGGAAAGATGAAATACTGGAAGTGCCACTCGGTACTATCGCACGTGACGCTGAGACAGGTGAAGTCTTGTTTGATATCACAGAAGATGGTGAAACAAAAATTCTGACAGCAGGTGGTATCGGTGGATTGGGGAACTGGCACTTTAAGTCTGCAACACAGCAGACACCAAGATTTTCTCAACCGGGAAGACCGGGAATGGAGCAATGGGTAATTCTGGAACTCAAAGTCCTGGCCGATGTAGGACTGGTAGGATTCCCGAATGCAGGTAAATCAACATTGCTATCGGTAGTGTCAGCTGCAAAACCCGAAATTGCAAATTATCCTTTTACTACATTGGTGCCCAATCTGGGGATTGTAAGCTACAGAGATAATAAATCTTTTGTAATGGCCGATATTCCCGGAATTATCGAAGGAGCTTCGGAAGGTAAAGGATTAGGATACCGTTTTTTACGCCATATAGAGCGAAATTCAGTTTTGCTTTTTATGGTTCCTGCAGATACAGACCGCACAATTGCTGAAGAATATAATATTCTTTTGAAGGAATTGACAGCTTATAATCCTGAATTGATGGATAAGCCCAAATTACTGGCGATTACTAAATCTGATATGCTGGATGAAGAACTGGAAAATGAAATGAAGGCTCAGGTGCCGGATAATATTCCTTATATTTTTATCTCATCTATTACCGGTAAAAATATTCTTCAACTAAAAGATATGATCTGGAAAGCAATCAATTCATAA